From the genome of Pseudoliparis swirei isolate HS2019 ecotype Mariana Trench chromosome 1, NWPU_hadal_v1, whole genome shotgun sequence:
GTGAGATTGACAGTTCATTTCAGAAATCAATATTTACAATTGACTTCTTTCAAAGTTCATTCTGGGAGAGGGCTCCATATTATCCACCTCCCCAAATAAGCTGATCATATCTCCGCCGGCCCCGGAATGAGTTTCCTATCCAAAACATGTcgttttcttcccctcctccaacctctcctctctcctctctcagaaATCAATGTCTGCGTTTGTGCACTTTAATCTGGCCTCTGATGACAGTAAATCTTTATCTGTTTCTGGGCGAGCAGCAGTGAGCGGCTGACACCATTTCCCATCAGAACAAAGAGCCGGGCCTGTGTGGACTCTGGGAGATACATGGGGCTCTAATGTGGCTGGACATGTTTCAGCAGGGCCATTAATCAGAGCGGGTGACAGCCGGCGCTGCCGTGGCTGTCGTCGGCCCGGAGAGCCGCGCACCATGCCCTCGGAAAACTGAGGAGTTCCAGGGCAGGTGGATGGAGATTAAACCCCCGCTCCTCTGCACATGGGCCGAGATATTTCTATCTCGCAGTGTGTTTTCACGAGAGATTTTTTAACTCAACTTAACTTTACCACCGCAAATGTTTGGCGAAAGAGAGTGCTTTTGTAATAAAGTAAAAGAAAGAGAGTagacagggtgtccgcgggtccttaaaaagtcttaaaaagtcttaaatcgcttttcctaaaaataaggccttaaaaagtcttaaattgtcttaaattcagattggctTGGTCTTAAATTTTGTTGGTGTCATATCACTGCGAATAcgaggcaatctgttccaccAGGTCTGTATGTTGCTCTGGTCGGCTCTGCGCTgctgtgtctctggtgtcaccagGTCCACGCCCCTTAAAGGGGCTCCGGGTATTCGGCCCTATCAATCCCCGACAACGTTAAGCTTCGGCCATTCTTGACAACATGGGTAAATGCAAGTTCAATAATATATGGCTCGAAAAAAACGAGTATTTCTGGTTACGGTCGGTGCCTGGAAATGCTTATCAAGcgagctgcgttatgtgtcggaaGACTTTCCAACTCGGGACGATGGGGATCAGAGCGGTGGAATCGCACGTGAAAAGTAAGAAGCACAGCGACCACGCGAAGGCGCGCCAGCAGCCCGCCATTGCTAGCTTCTGCTCCACGGCTAGCATTGACGTGAACGCTTCAACGCTGGATGGAACCGTAGGAAATCCAGAGCCAACAGTAATGCCATCTGACCTCCGCGCAATGTGTGGCTCTACGCCAACACTACAAGCGGAGGTGATTTGGGTGCTGAGGACTGTGACAAGCCACCATTCGTGCAGGTCTAATGACGGGATTGGAGAAGTATTTAAAGCAATGTTCCCAGATTCGAGCCTTGTACAGTCATTTACCTGCGGAAAAGACAAGACCACATACGTGGCTAAATTTGGATTGGCGCCGTATATAAAAAAAGAGCTAATCACAGAAGTCCAGCAGTGCAGTGCGTTTGTCATTATGTTCGATGAGACattgaaccagaccaccaagaaCAAACAGCTGGACTTGCATGTGCGCTATTGGAtaaatgaccacgtccagtccAGATTTTTTGGAGCACAATTCATGGGCCATGCAActgcccaggacctacttcagcatttCAAAGTAAGTCTGCCATTAATATATTAACTAACCTATTGTATATGTTTAGTGTATCATATAGGTAAGCTTTACTTATGTGTTAAGTGAATAACAGCTATGGACAGGGCACTACACGTTAATTAGACAAATTCAAAtacaaaattatttaaaaacagcCAAATTGAGTTTTAGAATGGTCGTTGAGTCTGattttacctgtcaatatgtctaagtAGTATACACTATAGGCCAGGGGtgttcacactttttcagcatttcggagctccgcggcgcacgagacggcgggcagaggactgttaacgcgacacgaagagacagaaatgacgtgtttctgctgtaatgtggcgctatagagaaagtgacaggggggcgggacaaattttttttatgtcatgcgatctaccaatactacgccgcgatcgactggcaggtcgccgcgatcgacgtattgagcacccctgctataGGCTATAGGGATGGCTCACATTGCATAATTTGTAAAATAggattaattcatatttatccagtctgacattaatctgaagtgctggtgtcataagagatgtgctGACTGTTTTATGGCTAATGtctgtgggttttttttctttttctcaggaGTGTGTGCAgcagtgttgtgcaccgacagatatgctagagaggttcatgtcatttatgttcgctttctctcattccaggcttcctgattgttttcacctgtcatcacacctgtctcctatgctcatcagtgtcagccccgcccctgattggtcccacctgtgtcttgttaccatgtgcttaaattcccctgtctcccagtgttccttgtcagttcgtctggtcttttgccatgatcaggtcgggttatgttgtgctcttgaaaagtttttgacccctcactacgtgagcgctttcattttgttcactgcagaaccgaagaataaagtacttaaaactactttatctctgtctcccgggtggTGCAATTgcgtcctacttcctaagtggcTGGGTTCGTAACAgtacgaactgaccacattatggacccagccgacccaagaacgctttcACGCCCTGTCAGTACAGGGCGGGACGATTTTCCATCACGAGGAAAGACTGGACAAAGCCAGCCGGGAAAtgcaagagctgagaggacgccaggccggggttcaggaagaattatctacacagatgcaacaactggttgcccaaatgaataatttttcactcatcaacagactgctcctctggtggcgtcatccacagctgagaatttgcctgtcaatactccagctgacgacccaggtcaggctgtttcctcccgttacggctggctcttccggagagattttccggagactcttcgaattgcagagcctttctggtacagtgtgatctgcattttcaacacaacccagcaggtgtcttatctgagcatggtaaagtggcgtttattgtgtctcatttaacgggaagagctgcagcctgggctactgcagaatggtctagagacaccgaactatgttactcattggccgatttcatagagactatgaggcgcattttgaccactcatcgcctgctacggaggccagcagaagactgtttcaaatcgtcagctcaaccgtcaggtggttgattatgccatcgagtttcgtacagcagcagcggacagcggatggaatgttccgctcgtgacgccttcatgacaggactttgaaccgataaaggaccagctggctccactggagacacccgggatctggaatccctcatcgctgtggccatccggatcgataaccgtcttcgaaagagaggagCAAGGGAGCGTcgcgagatgttattcccagcttccagaattcgcctcgggtcgcgcgccagcggaggatttccagctcatgttaccggaccatcagaggactacacttccgaatgactccggtgaacccatgcagcttggaagaaccaggctttctctggaggagaggcagcgccgtctacgggagggttgctgtttctactgccagccgggtcatcaactcgcttcatgcccggaaaagatcgtgctcaccagtcaaaggcgctggtgagcaaatttcccgcagacttccctcctcgacctgttactcaggtagacatttgtattaacaatcagaccattgaccagggtgtgttaatagactcaggggctgacgaaagccttatagactggggcctagtcaaacagctaaaaataaaaactgtcccgctatctcatcctgttagtgccagtgccttagacggccgcttgttgttcacagttacccattgcactgagcccatacggattactataaataaggaccataccgagagcatgcaatttcatatttttgagtcgactcagcacccgattattttggggtttccttggctgaagatccacaatcctcacatagactggccttcagggaagttatagactggggagaggattgtaagggcaggtgtaaactttcaacctgttaatgcaccaacagactctagtaggatcattatagatcaccctgactatcctgatctacacaaggtaccttcctgttaccatgatttaaaagcgtttaacaagtctaaagccttgtcgctacctcctcaccgagattttgactgtcccattgatctcttacccgagccccattcccaagggagactttactcgatttcgagacctgtgAGAagagcaatggatgaatacatcacCTGTTCagtcaaatcagggattatccgccgctgatcgtctccagccggagcgggattcttttttgtgggaaagaaagacgggtctctgagaccttgcatagactacagtccactaaatgacattacggtgaagaaccgctatcctctgccactcatgtcatctgcttttgaactgcttcatacggccaagatattcaccaagttggatttaagaaatgcatatcacttggttagaataaaacaaggtgatgagtggaagactggattcaacactcagaatggtcactatgagtacttggtaatgccttttggactgtgcaatgcaccggctgtttttcaagcttttgtgaatgaggttttgcggtaattcttgaatatttcagtgtttgtgtatctggatgacatactgattttctccccagacgctaaatctcatgttaaccatgtccgccaagttttgcagaaactactggataatcagctatatgtcaaggcagagaagtgcgagttccacacagaagaggtgtctttcttaggatacatagtctcacctaatcatatccaaatggatcctgcgaaagtcagtgcagtatcccagtggcccacaccagactccaggaaaaaggttcagcagttcctaggatttgctaacttctataggaagtttattaggaatttcagttctgttgctgctcctctgcatgttctgacttctcctaaggttccttcaagtggaccccaggcggatcttgctttcaaacttctcagagatagattcacatcagctcccatactcaccattccagatccccagcgccagtttatggtcgaggtggatgcttccaatgagggaattggaggagtactgtctcaacgttctgcagaagacaacaagatgcatccatgtgcttacctgtcgcggaagttgacaacggcagagcggaattatgacgtgggaaacaaggaattgttagctgtaaaagctgccctcgaggaatggagacactggctagagggtgcagagcaaccgttttagtctggacagatcacaagaatctagaatatataagaaaggctaagcgtctcaactcccgtcaggccaggtggacacttttctttagtagattcaacttcacactctcttttcgtcccgggtctcagaatcaaaacccgatgctttgtctcgtctttacgatcccgaaccacttgcggtagagcccaagaccatccttccacttaaccggtgatcggagccttttcctggcaagtggagtcagacgttaaagaggcaaatgtcatgaatccagcgcctagcgagtgtcccaacaatctgctgtttgttcctgaggctcttcactccaaggtcatccactgggctcactcatctgtgctttcgtgccatccgggagtagcaagaacaatgttcaggattcaacaacgtttctggtggccatccatgaagaaaaatgtggcagagtatgtagtggcttgtccggtgtgtgcgtgtaataagacctcatctcaagttaagatgggcttgctccagccgctgccgattccccatcgtccttggtcacacatttcgatggattttgtgacaggatttccctcatccagaggcaagactacggttctaacagtggttgatcgattttcaaagatggctcacttcatcccattgaccaagcttccctctgccaaagtcaccgcagaggtcatgatgaatcacgtattcaggatccatggattccctaatgacattgtttccgacagggtccacaattcatttccgccttctggaaagagttttgtcgactcataggtgccaccgtcagcctgtcatcaggatatcaccctcagtcaaatggacagtcggagcgtctgaaccaagaactagagactaccgtaggttgtctcgtctcccggaaccagaccacctggagtgaccacctcacatgggtcgaggttgcccacaatacccttcctacgggccacaggtctctctccattccattgtgtcaatggtttccagcctccacttttccctaacaacgaggaagaggtgatggttccatcggcacatgccatgatcagacgttgtcgcagagtttgggctggtgctcgccagtctcttctccagttcagctcggatgaaggctgttgcggacgttcatcgcagggtcgctcctcctacagtccaggccaaaaggtttggctctctaccaaagacttaccactccatgtcgcctcaaagaaactggctccgagatttgtgggtccgtttctagtgtccagagtcatcaacccggcgcggcacgcttgcaactcccaggaccttgagagtgcacccaacgtttcacgttagtagaatcaagccggtgtgtgagcacacttgttcccgcctcaagcccctccaccgccccagttctttgaaggggtgacgtttacaaggtccgtaagctactggaggtccgtaatagggagggcaagcaattcctggtagactggaagggttacggtcctgaggctagaagctggatagctgcttcatttatcgtagacaagactcttatccacgacttttacaatcagcctgggccatcaggagttggccctagagggggtactgttgtgcaccgacagatatgctagagaggttcatgtcatttatgttcgctttctctcattccaggcttcctgattgttttcacctgtcatcacacctgtctcctatgctcatcagtgtcagccccgccctgattggtcccacctgtgtcttgttaccatgtgcttaaattcccctgtctcccagtgttccttgtcagttcgtctggtcttttgccatgatcaggtcgggttatgttgtgctcttgaaaagtttttgacccctcactacgtgagcgctttcattttgttcactgcagaaccgaaaaataaagtacttacaaatactttatctctgtctcccgggtcgtgcaattgggtcctacttcctaagtgtctgagctcgtaacaagCAGCTTGACCTAAGAAATATGATTTCTATCTCGATAGACGGACCAAACGTCAACTGGAAATTTTTGTCAATGCTCCAACAGGAACATGCAGAGGCATTTGGAAGTGCCCAGCTGATTGTGGTGGGGAGCTGTGGGCTTCACACACTCCACAATGCCTTCAAATGTGGCTTCAGTGTCTGGCAACTGGAGAAAGTGCTCAGGGCAATGCATACACTCTTTCATAATTCCCCTGCTAGAAGAGAAGATTTCTGCACTTTGACCAAGACATCTGTGTTTCCCCTATCATTCTGTGGGCATCGCTGGATAGAAAACCTACCTGTCGTCGACAGGGCTATTGCATTATGGCCAATGATCGTGATGTATGTAGATGCAGTGACACAGAAAAAACTTCCAAGCCCGAGAACATCATCCTATGACACTCTTGCAGAGGCACGGAATGACCCTCTCATAATGGCCAAGTTGCACTTCTTCATGGCTGTCTCTAGGAGCTTCACCACCTTTCTGACTAAATATCAGACAGATGAGCCTGTGATGCCATTCATCAGTAAAGATCTGTCTGTTCTCATGAAGGTAATGTATAACATGCCATGGATGGATAAAGTGTATGCAATTTCAATTTGAATTCAACAACTCCTCTCCAAAACTTCTTaaaatgtgtattgttttttttatatatgttgtACTTTATATGTTCTCAGAGCCTGCTGAAGAGGTTCATCAAGGCAGAGAtcgttgatgacatcactgcacTGCAAATGGTCAAACTGGACACAAATGCCAAGGAAGCAAGGGTTCACGTAAAGCATGTGGACATTGGGTTAGGAGCAGAAGCAATCCTAAAGGTAAAGGCAAAGGTGTTAAATGTCAAACAATGGTTACAGTACAAGaaatcaacattttatttttgcataAAACTTTTAGTCAGTCTCACaggccctcctcccctcttcctgttAGGAACGCCAGAGTAGCCGCAACAGCAACgtaggagagctcagtgtgttGGTATTTAGGAAGGACTGCATGGACTGTTTGACTAACATTGTCAAGAAAATGCAAGACAAGAGCCCACTGAAGTACACCATTGTGAGGCAGATGGCATGTTTGGACCCAAAGAACATGTTCTCAGACCCCGGCTTGTGCTGTGAGAGAATGAAAGGAGTGGTTCAGAGGTTTCTGCATGATCACCAGCTGTCAGGAGGCGTCTCTGCCGGTACTTACAATTAAGAAGTCTAGCAGAATGGACATTGTCACACTTAATGTGATTTTTGTAGTTTCTGTCTGAACTTTTTCATTACATTGattgattttttaattattttgtgttcatttgttttaCGACAGGTGATGTGATTGTCCAGCAATTTGGAAATTTCTTGTCTCTGGAGGCAAAAAATGAATCATTCTCTTCTTTCCAACCCATGCGAACACGACTGGATGTTTTCTTGCATGGATTCCTCCATCAATCCTACCCTGAACTCTGGGCTTTCTCCAGGAAACTTCTGCTCCTCTCCCATGGCCAAGCAACGGTTGAGAGGGGCTTTTCTGTAAATAAGGAGATAGAAGCTGATAACATGAAGGAAGACACAGTGGTTGCTCAGAGGATGATCTGTGActatgtctctgtctgtggGGGGGTTCTCAAAGTACctctgacaaaggagcttatgGCAGCTGCAGCTTCAGCGAGGTCTCAGTATCGGCTACACCTGGAACAGGAAAAGAGAAAGCATGCGAGCACTGCACTAAGAGAAAAGTTGCAGAAGACTACCTTGAGCAgctcaaaaagaagaagaagatactgATTGAGGTAGCAAACAGCCTGGAAAAGGATGCAGACAAACTGGCAGAGCAAGCTGAGGGTAAATCAGGCACACTCATGGCCCAGCTAATCACCAAGTCCAACGTACTCAGAAAAAGATACAAAGAAAAAATCACAGAACTCAAAGAGGTTGAGAAAGATCTGGAGGATAAATCAGCAGAACTCAGGCATATGCCATAACATATCAGGCATGTTGTCCCTATTCCTTCCCTTCCTGCCTCTCTGTTTCACGTGTCCAAATGTTCAGTTGTGCTCATGCACATTGTTATAAATTGGTACATACACTCTTTTGGGAAGGCTAACTCAAGTGCTGAGTTcgtgttttgtttattattatgatgttgaggaaaaatatgtattcatacagtatgtatgcacacacacacttattcccacacacctccacaaacAGTTTTACACACTCTGCTGTCTAATCTCTGTCCATGATGAGTCCTCCACAAACGGCAACCTATCCATCTCGGTTTCTCTctgtcacacatacatacacacattctgttaaaatgtttttgccttttaaaagcagctaaaattgtcatttatttattttttcaaaaggaactcttttttatgttgttaaaagcaatttgttcatgggacctaaatgttttgaaaatattgtatgaataaatataatttaggaCAGCAATGacttttgtgttatcctttcgcaTTACATTTTGAatagacatcagtgtgtttacttggaAAGATTACTGTATATTTCCTTTTGGTTTGTATTTCCATCATACgtttggtcttaaattttattttgacgtggtcttaaaaagtcttacattTTACTTGTtaattcctgtagacaccctggtAGAGTAGTACGGACGCTTCACATGGTGTTTACAGTTTGGCAGCTCAGATTAGTTAAAAATACACGTCGgaagtaaaaaaacgtaatagTGCAATAGTCATATTAAAACTATTTGTGTGACTTTCGTAGACCGTATAAAATAAAGACCGCTAGCTATCTGCTCTGCTGAGTCCACCTATTTTCATATTCTTCATTAGCCGGGATTTAGACTGTGTTGTCCGCCAGTGTGGTCAAACCTACGATGTCACGGAGACACCCATAGTTTGACCATACTGGCGGACGACGCAGCCTAAATCCCGGCAAACGAAGAATATGAAAATAGGTGGACTCAGCCGAGCAGATAGCTAGCGGCGAGCGACCTGAGTTGCACATGCGGAGTCCTATAAATTCGGGCGCACGTAGAAAAAATGCCAATAtaagatagacagatagacagatgtACCTGTGCATGAGATGGGACCGCAACTAAAAACTGaggacagcagacagacagcaaTCAGAGAACTGTGCAAGTATTAACAGAAATAAAATAAGGAGATATTGGTAGAAAGCTTTAGTATGACGCTCATGACAAAATCCAAACTGAACCCGGAGGATGTTCACAGTCTAACGTGATAATCCACAAGAGTTCTCGTGTTCCTCCATGTGCAGTGCAACATGCTCTGTAAAGCGTACATGACAACAAAGCAGTCTACGTCTTCACTGTTGGAGCTTCACAGAAATGCATTTGAGTGAGTCTTCAAAGATTGCATCCATTCTGCTGTTTTCTCCTTCTCTGTttgatatttttcttctttcttttggcaCAATAAGCTATTACTCCCCCAGGTTAGTGGGGGCATTAGGTAATTCAATTCATGAGTTTTAATAATCTGGAATAGAAACGTGCAAGCACTAAAAAAAATTTAGGTTTTGAAGTAGACATTGACACCAGGGTCATCATTATTAAGAGATAATGCAGGTTTTTAGGCTTTATTGCTGCATATTCCCAGAGATATTTACAATTGAACTAGCACAAACCAGTGGCTCACTGCACCAGCCTCCCTTTTCTGGTATAAATGTGCATTTGTTGCAGTACAATTTGTCAATTTCATCCTATCAAATTAGGGGAATATGTTAACTCGATGCTGACATTTACATCGTGCCTAAACttgtaaaataaatttaaaaatcgAAAAAAAAGATAGAGATAAGAGCGGGGCACTTCATCTTAAAAGTGTAAAATCAGAAATAAAATCCACATAAACAAGCATGAGTAACTCCACTGCAACCCAACCCTCCAGTGAAGTCCTGTGATGATTCATAACCTCCTCTGTATTAATAACACCACCTCCAGCACTGAAAGAATGGACCACAGTCATATGTATTATTTTTGCAGATTTATGTTGCTGCGCCGCCGCGCACCAAACAAGGCTGAAGCAGCTTCATGCACTGTGGCTCCATGGGGAATTACTGGGCGGTAATCTATTGTTAAACAGCTTTTAGAGTGATGGATGAAAGCGGTCGCAACCTACACACAATCAATTCATATCTAATTAGCCCGTATTATTTATGACACTTTGAATAGGCGTAGTGGGAGTCTCGGGGGAGGGATAGAGACCTCAGCTGCCACAGTGGGAAATGAGAAATGGGAGAGGTTATCAGGCTGTTATTGATGAGCGTTAAAGATCGGGGAATGAATTTCGCACCGGTGGGGGGAGGAATCACGGTTGACTTTACACAACTCTGAgaggaaatcccccccccccgatccaCCAACGTCACAAAAGAAGCCAGAGTAACGGGGATAATATCTTTGGAGATGTGACGACTTCAGCTCCAGAAACCCACTTATTCATTTAAACACACGTACAATTTGTTTGTAAACGTTTTTAAGATTTACATGAAACCCAACGAGTTTTCCTCAAAAATGGTGGCACGGTGCGAAAGAAAGAAACTCAATACTTGACTAAGCCTGACATCTGCTGATCAACTGGCGTTATAACAGCCTATGTGTTGAAGCCGCTACACTGGGTTGTGTTTatctagaccaggggtgtccaaacgtTTTGCAGCAAGGGCCAAAtttgataaagtaaagatgcccgggggccaatagctcctgacatttttttaaccacaaacgttacatgaaaatacactgttataaaaaaatgtcactttcagttatatttatttttaaaatgacaatgtaatcaatcaaatataatataaaataatgtaaccaattctgcctttcattcagtcagataacaatgaacaaACTGTTTAGAATagcttacatttctatgagttgaATAACATTGCTTAATGAAgattttaaacaggagttataagAAATGCAAAGTTGTCTGTTATCATTGCacttgttaggttgtaatagtttgtttttattctgtagtcttgagctttaaattaatacatatagaaagatattataataggaaatattgtggagaatattattattgtgaatgtattatgaagcataggggtactgtttactctatgcaaatgattaatgtaaatggcaagaatgaatgtatgttgcatgagagtgactgtatgtttagtatttcagaatcgttgaagccggttgaagcccgtgaagtgactttaatgcggacaacaGACgggatttttattgtaaaaatacttgtttagtaacttgaccggaagtgacgttttgacccggggttcatgacatttgacccctccatttcgATAGATGACTTTGAGTCAACCGAAATATGTTAAAGgatggactcacctttgagagtgagtgattggctgattttgtgACTACTACTCTGTACTGGGGAAATAACTTtctctttcgtcttgacccgggtgCTTCGAGCCTGTACCCgcatcaccacgaaacccacgatcgtgagccttgatgGTTTGTTTACactccttgccattaaatattgttaaacctTATTCAcccgcatccggagcctgatttccatcatctgtgaagtgcccagtttcagttacTCTTAtccactttaaaacaaattaataatgCCCTCGTCTTTTACAAGGTCTTTTCAACAAAGCAATATTTTGTTTAACATCTGCAGATTGTTCACTGTTAATAACGACATACTTCAGATTGATCAACGAACAGATAACTTGCTAGCTGATGCATTTAAATGTACAACACTGTAAAACAAATTAACcggaacaataaataaacattgcTTTCTTAAAGCACATTGTGTGCATCTGTTGTA
Proteins encoded in this window:
- the LOC130197695 gene encoding uncharacterized protein LOC130197695 — encoded protein: MISISIDGPNVNWKFLSMLQQEHAEAFGSAQLIVVGSCGLHTLHNAFKCGFSVWQLEKVLRAMHTLFHNSPARREDFCTLTKTSVFPLSFCGHRWIENLPVVDRAIALWPMIVMYVDAVTQKKLPSPRTSSYDTLAEARNDPLIMAKLHFFMAVSRSFTTFLTKYQTDEPVMPFISKDLSVLMKSLLKRFIKAEIVDDITALQMVKLDTNAKEARVHVKHVDIGLGAEAILKERQSSRNSNVGELSVLVFRKDCMDCLTNIVKKMQDKSPLKYTIVRQMACLDPKNMFSDPGLCCERMKGVVQRFLHDHQLSGGVSAGDVIVQQFGNFLSLEAKNESFSSFQPMRTRLDVFLHGFLHQSYPELWAFSRKLLLLSHGQATVERGFSVNKEIEADNMKEDTVVAQRMICDYVSVCGGVLKVPLTKELMAAAASARSQYRLHLEQEKRKHASTALREKLQKTTLSSSKRRRRY